In Salvia miltiorrhiza cultivar Shanhuang (shh) chromosome 4, IMPLAD_Smil_shh, whole genome shotgun sequence, the DNA window tccttgctcaatcctaccactcgattggtagcaaggggactaggtgcacgatgccatccagtctagtaacaaccataaggctttcatcctttcatagtctatgaacatgtgtttgaaaatatgctagggtatctctgtaccacatactgtacgcctcatcctcgtatccgatctttcctgagttcgatctcacaacagtccactttcgtgcagtgccaacagtcctggccaacctataaggagaacttaaaggtgactctaggaactaactctacttggctccagcaacagaaataaacaaaacataacttagcaaaactcctactaagtagtactgttatcttaaaactcaagctcaaaacatctaaattctcatctcgtcccatctttactcagtagggaatctctctaaacaatgatattagatcccttaatctaaatcatcgtgattcagtaagacaactcaacaattctctctcaaagccatctccaaagactatggctcatgatacctccttaagtaccattaaggttgcgtgagcaaaactcgcgtcataaaacatctcaaacatatcgtacaatatctcattgcagcatgttaataactcatcattaatcatgctattatactcaagctcataactcaaactcataactcatacaaacaagtacttaaagcaattgctaattctctcaagctttagctctaagttctcatttcatccttctactgagtagaaaatctctcttaacaatgacattagattccttcatctaaatcattgtgacttatcacaactgctcaaacaattctcatcacaaaacatctcaaatacatcacatcataactcataattatgcatcctcaatcatataacatcatatgatataaacgctctcatgattcatcatgtaacgtcaacatatgcttttataacataataactcattattaatcatgttgtaatcctcaaactcaaactatgcatcttcaaagtataacatcataactcatcatataacctcaacatcatgctcttcaaaatttaatgtcaaataaactttgaaattttacatacctcgttgagtctggtgtgatggtgcgctgagctcacggttgttaataactattagtctagtgactcattctagactaaactcaagacttataattcagagctttccttcgctctgataccactttgtcacagcccgccctaactaaggatagttaagccgagtgatctatgactagggatggggttaaagaagaaggggaagaaaaggggcgtcatttatagccgtaaaacttactcatcttaataaaactcgtcatttttattcatgaatactcaattgaaaatagtctatgaaagacagcataaaacttaattaatatcattaatcaagttatacatcatatgaaaccattctcttaagactcaaagtatgacataacatactataacatcaacaacatcttgcagcggaaagtagccagacatatgtatgaagacatattctagacaggttaactatttattaacaaccctggaaactccgctcattgcagcaccatcatcacatcagctcaacctgcacatttagaaaacatatgcagggctgagtacaaaagcactcagtgggcacgtatgcctaggtataaaatacatgcttaaAGACTGTAAactgtcatgccatcataaatagTACAACaagggggtttttcgctaaaaaggcccaagcttactaagttcatttgtgattcttaaagttcgtctgatcagactaagttcttttgtaatctatcatatctgaaactgtgtgccggagaggtggccacctctcacggtcacttgaccggccaacccgctagatgactcacggtcactggtgtacactagccctggcaggatagctatcaactgctcaggacccgaattcgattgcatcattggcaaagccaaagcagatagatatcatactaaaatttaaacattttatggcaagacaatacttgaaataactttaactcaaatattttgtaacgaaataacttgctcaaatgtaacattaaactcatttgatagatatataaaactgaaattaacagttaaatcatctcatgcattcattcatataagaggcctacgacacgcaggggatctctatatacgtatagtaaaagtaatgcccacctggataggcaaagcctgaagatcatacacataaaaacctgtcttgggaaagcagcgctaatccccctggtcacaaagcctacaagaaattctattcttaatagatctccttgaatctaatattaagtcatggtgtagtgcttaacattctatgattcacttagccgggttttcaaaatttaatgaataaataattgaaaacatttctcttgagttaagaacaccaacaatattcttactcgattttctttaaaaattggaattataattaaaaccaattaaatcataaatacttttattgcaaaatgcatatgcaaatgcatgtcatgcttagcatataataagtaataacttaaaatatgcacataataatattaatatttttatgcaaatcatctttaaaataattaatcaaactaattatagtcaaattaattaatttatggacTACCCAAATGTAGGGCTAGTTCTTAAAATTTTACagcccaagcaattaaaataaaggcccagctgataaattaaatcaaaagaaAACCGGCCCAAATAAgaagcccaactgaaataaaaaaaaaatgaaaaaaatcggcccaattgGCCCAAGCCTCAAAGCCCAACACCTAGCCTTCAAGCCCTTTTCTCCCCCCCTTTCAGCCGCTCACTCACACGCACATAGCTTTTCTCTTTCTCCCTTGGTTCCGCCATATCCGCCCCTTCTCCCTCGAAATTCCGCCGCCTCCGCAGCTCCGCCGCGAACGGCCCCGGCGAGGCCGTGTCCGGCTGAGGGTGCCGTCCTCGGCCACCCGCCCCTCTCAAGAATCGCTGCCTTCTTCTCTCATCTCATCACGGTTCGACGCCGCCGCCTCTGGAAGACCAGCGAAGATCTGGTGCAACCGCCGCCGTCCGCCGACACGCCTGGAAGCTCTATCGCCGGacgtcgccgctgctgaggTAACGCCGCCGCCCGGAGTTGCAGCTGCTTTGCCCGGAATCGAGGTCGCTGGTCTGATCTCCAGCAGCCCGCCTCGctcagagccaccgccgccgtcgtcaACTGGAGTCTCGGCGGCCGCGGTCTCTCTTGGATCCGCCGGCGTCGTTGTTCCAGAGTTGACGAGGGACGACAGATAGCTTCTGCCGACAGCGGCCAGCCCGTTGGAGCTGCCCTTCCCCGGAGTCCGACTCGTTCTCCTCcctctcgttttatcactcCATAGGAGGtttgtgaatttgaataattttcagaaaactcTACTGTAAAGACTTGATTTTCCTTGTTGTGCTTAGTATGTTGAGTTGCTCGAGTATGCAAGAGTTAAAACTAGGCAAAAGTTTCTTCTGTTGTCATATGAATTCTCATCGTTTATCTAGCGAAGAAGCATATATAAATTGTGGTTGAGCTAATCATCTAGTTCTCTATCATTCTATAGTTGTAATATTTGTATTTCCATACAACTGAAAACATATGCTTGATATGATTGTATGAAGCAAGAAATTGAACTGAACTGAGATGGTGTAAATACCTTGTGTATTTTGTGCTTGATTGGCTGCTGTTATTATTGAATTCAATGGGGAAGGAACTCTCGATACTTGGCAGTTGGCAGCAGGAATTAACTTCTCTTCATCTCCCTTTCTGGTGGTTGGTGTATGAGAGAAGGAATGAAGTGTTAGGCTGGTGCTTTAATGCGTGAGTTGTTGGCTGTAAAGTCAAAGGATTGGAGATGGTGGTTGGCTTAATTGAAGGGAGGAGCCGATTggtcttctctcatttttcttctttttacacTCACGCGTTATCTCCCGCATGCTTGTAGGTATGTAGCTGTAGTGTTTTGTGATAGTGATAGGTTTTGATTGTAAGTAGGGAATAGTGGTGATGTAAATAATTCCCTACAGTCATTGTGTAAAGTTGTATCTGAAAATCTAATTTCTTTGTATCATCGCATATCTATAAAATTGGTTCTAGGTTTTGCTGAATAACTATGCTTCGATGTAAcatctctacgaattaaataactaatttaactcgttctcaTTAGTCGGAACTAAATCACGACTTTCAAGTaactaatagaaataaaatctctatcgcatataaaataacaactttaacttgactttgctaagtcaattataaatctgaaaatataaattattgactggctcaataatttatattgcgGTTTTTCTCACTCGAGTTAATAAGCACaactaaaataatactccctccgtccgccaaaagtagaccactttggttgggcacgggatttaataaaattgatgatgattttgatgtagtggagaaagggtcccaccactttatgagatgtgtggttgagattgaatttgaggtggtttttttgtaaataaagagtgtttgtaaggataaaagattaaagtgggtggtgggaccatttccataaaaggaaagtggtctactctttgcggacgcccaatatagtaaaagtggtctacttttggcggacggagggagtaataggcATAGTATACATACAATTTAGAATCATAGCTgaattttaaacataaataattactggatTTCATTTACTGAAGAATGCGATAaataaatatcgcatttacttATCTTAATCATagaataaaagagcgggctattACATATTAGTAgcccaattattaaaaaaaaattatctacaACCTAACCTATTTCTAATCAGCAAAACAGCAGCAACGTctctttctctattttttttcttttccttgctGAATAGCTCTAAAGTCTAACGTCTCTCTTCTCTCCCAATTCTCCAATCGCGCTACTCTGCTGCTCATTCCTAATTTCCTATTTTCTGTGCTAATTCTCCAGTGCCCatccatctctctctcattctattttcaatttcaatttgctCAATTTGCTTGCCGCTGCTCTGCTCGCTGCGCCGCTGCTCAGCCTTTGCTCCGGCGGTCGGGCCTCGGCTGCCTCTGCGGCTCTGCCTGGGCTGAAATCAAAGGCCAAAGGGTATTCTTCTCTGCTCAGCTGCTCAGCCTTTGCAGCTTTGCTTCATTTTCGAAAAAggaaggtattttttttattatttacaaGAATTCAGAGGAGGCATTTTATTAGTTTGTAAGGTTATAAAATGTTGCCTAGAAAATGTTGCCTAGAAAATATTCCTCAGGAagtcaaaaaagaaataaaagaaaaagaattgatGAGGTGATTAAAACTCAAAGAGGAGCTCTTGATAAATTTCTTATATCTAGTTCTAGTTCTTCGGTGAAAGAAGTAGAAGTGATTgagaatgaaaaaattgatgctTTGAATGAAGTTGAAGTAGTTAATGATATTGAGAATGAAGAAATTGATttagatgaggatgaggatgatgctttgaatgaagaaattgatgatgtgagaaataaaaatgattCTTTGAATATCTTTGATCCAAGAACTTGGAATAATCTTGATAACAAAACTAGAGATATTTTGATAGAGAAAGGCCCCTTAAGAGAATACAATCTCACGTTCCCTATAGATGAGCTTGGTAGACATTTTGCATATTCTTATTATTGGTGAGAATCAAGATAGAAAATGGTTGGTGTACTCAAAAGATGCAAATAAAGTTTATTGTTTTTGTTGCAAATTATTTAGATCACTTCAAAACCTTAGTTTGCTAGCAAATGAAGGTTTGAATGATTGGAAGCATATAAATGATACGCTAAAAAAACATGAGAATAGTATTGAGCATATTAATAATATGAGGACTTAGATTGATTTGCATATTAGATTGCAACATAATCAAACAATTGATAAAGATTTACAAGCACTcatcaaaaaagagaaagaacatTGGAAACTAGTTTTAGTAAGAATTATTGTTGTTGTGAAATGTCTTGCTATCtcaagttatttttataattattttatcattgttttctagtttattGCACTTTATGATCAATATTACAGGTTTACAGCTATCTCAAATTTGCTACTCCAACTTCTCCAAGCTTCTTCTTTTAGGGGccccttttttccttttcgcctagggcccccgaaatgtcagggccggccctggatGCAATGAAAATGTATAGCGGTCTAATTTTTCCAATTGTGGTCTTCCTGTTTTGTTTTAACATTTTCTCGCCTCACATTAATTTAGACAACTAATATTCACAATACCCTTCATTAGATTATTGCCAAAAGAAGTCTAACTATACATACAACTCGTACTCcctcacttttatttattttcaataagTCCATTTtatcagtttattattattattgcgtACTTTTTTAAGGCAAACATTGTTTATATACGTAGATTTTATAGTTTATATTGTTCACATTTTTCGGTAGAGGTTTtgtttgatgaaaaataatgaacCCTAGCTAGCTAATTAATTttgtcacaaaaaaaaaaaaacatttcgcCATTAttcttttatgtttttatttgtgTCAATCATGCGCGCGGTAGTCGTAGTTGTGCCAGTAATTCTTGAGcaaaaatattcaaagaagAGTTTAAAAGTGAATAACATTCACTGAATAAAACCAAACGTAACTAATCCATTaacataaaatgaaataaatagcTGCGGCGATCTCGATTAAAATCTTTCACCAATCCTTAATAATTTTCTTCAGCTTCCTCAGCATTCTAATATTTTTGTCCTGAACGGATTTTTCGGCCGAATACGCTTCAACAGATCTCAGTACGCCATCATAGGGAAGCTTGGATTTCCAGTTCATATAATCGTACAAGAATTTAGCAATCGATTTCTTAATCCCTCTCACTTCGAGAAACTCTCTCAACGCCATCTGCAACTCGCTCTCTGGCCTGTGTATACAGACacgtatatttataaaatacaatcaaattactgttcaataaataaaaaaggatGATGTTGATAAAAAAAACTCACGCGATGAACAGCTGAGAGCAGACCACATTATTATCACCATCACCATCCTTAGTAGTCAAtctctggatctcaattttatcAGCAGATCTAGATGCAGTGGCGAAAAACTTCATTGATTTTCCATTTGGTTTGGAGATTTTAATTATCAGATCAGTTGCAGATTTCGCGGGAGATTCCTCATCGGAATCGGGGCAGTCATCTGTATCGCTGTCGCTGTCGGTGGTGGTGGCGCCGTCGTCTTCATCGGCGTCGTGATTTTGGTCGTTGCCAAGTAGCATGACCTCAATTTCCTCTCCGTCGAGCTCCCTCGTCAGCTTGACGCGCTCGCTGGGAGTGTGTTGCAATTTGAAAGGGAAATCAGCTGGGGCTGCTGGCCTCTGCACACCATTGATTACACAGAAAAAAAGGATGATTAACGAGTGATTTAAGATTTAATAATTATACAGAAATTAAGAGGACAATTAACgagtgatttatttattaattaccaaGGAGATCATCTGAGTGTGTTTGATTTCGGAATCCAATGCATCGGCGAGGATTTTGTGAGCGTCGATTACGTAGCGCTCGAATGGGGCAGCGGCGGAGAAACGGCGGCGGCAAAGGAGAGGATTAGAGAATGTATTTCTGGCGCGAAATAGTTTAGTTGAAGCTGCGCGAAGCATGCTTAATTATTAGTTGCTTTGCTCTGGGTGGGTGGCTTTGATTGGTAATTGTGTAATTAATGGTGATGGGTAGGCTTTTAAAGGATGGGATGCATAGGGTTTTAGTTTGCCTTGGTAAGCAAGAA includes these proteins:
- the LOC131022539 gene encoding uncharacterized protein At2g39795, mitochondrial-like, with amino-acid sequence MLRAASTKLFRARNTFSNPLLCRRRFSAAAPFERYVIDAHKILADALDSEIKHTQMISLRPAAPADFPFKLQHTPSERVKLTRELDGEEIEVMLLGNDQNHDADEDDGATTTDSDSDTDDCPDSDEESPAKSATDLIIKISKPNGKSMKFFATASRSADKIEIQRLTTKDGDGDNNVVCSQLFIAPESELQMALREFLEVRGIKKSIAKFLYDYMNWKSKLPYDGVLRSVEAYSAEKSVQDKNIRMLRKLKKIIKDW